A genomic segment from Aegilops tauschii subsp. strangulata cultivar AL8/78 chromosome 1, Aet v6.0, whole genome shotgun sequence encodes:
- the LOC109764126 gene encoding uncharacterized protein, with product MDGRRAAPPPASRISGWHADDESELGEEELGVFTAERYFNGALAAEEALWCDRSSSSFSSAFKTWQHDGSAPTPTAATSSSEASWNSRSALLPNRPAIAPPSPVESKPEPDSRTESDETGRKARPSSSHLRRWLLGMAGRACAWGDGEESMSTDDPSRHELEAGSVHGGQKRSPEADAALPRMTSKQTAVEDGTTARVMSGKRADDGDAPLTLLVAEATHRRAANSGELSMRMLDPAANASYKYNDRLRRESLDMFHQAGQGSAITIVAGSTAWGGAATASAGGGARGSPETPSRRRDSGDLESVCPPSEASVVWSVVTAEGAASGNFSSAASGCHYYFNDGDGETTRHTAAGGKINRRRRGNGSGLLMGCMSKRAVDAVGSASDVRLPAGGRAGAGGEVNGRDVTRRR from the coding sequence ATGGACGGACGCAGAGCAGCACCGCCGCCGGCGTCGCGGATTAGTGGCTGGCACGCCGACGACGAGTCCGAGCTGGGCGAGGAGGAGCTCGGTGTCTTCACCGCCGAGCGCTACTTCAAcggcgccctcgccgccgagGAGGCTTTGTGGTGCGACCGCTCTTCGTCGTCGTTCTCGTCCGCGTTCAAGACATGGCAGCACGACGGgtctgccccgacgccgacggcTGCCACCAGCTCGTCGGAGGCCAGCTGGAACAGCCGCTCTGCGCTTCTGCCTAACCGTCCGGCTATCGCACCCCCCTCGCCCGTTGAGAGCAAGCCGGAACCGGATTCCAGGACAGAGAGTGATGAGACCGGAAGAAAGGCACGCCCGTCGTCGTCTCACCTGCGGCGTTGGCTTCTCGGCATGGCAGGGCGTGCCTGCGCCTGGGGCGACGGCGAGGAGTCGATGAGCACCGACGACCCGAGCCGCCATGAATTGGAGGCCGGCTCCGTTCACGGTGGCCAGAAACGCAGTCCCGAAGCGGATGCGGCGCTGCCAAGAATGACGAGCAAGCAGACCGCCGTGGAGGACGGCACCACGGCGAGGGTGATGTCTGGCAAGAGGGCCGACGACGGCGACGCACCACTTACCCTGCTGGTCGCGGAAGCTACGCACAGACGAGCTGCAAACTCCGGCGAATTGTCCATGAGGATGCTGGATCCGGCAGCCAACGCGTCGTACAAGTACAACGACCGGCTCCGGCGGGAATCGTTGGACATGTTTCACCAGGCAGGCCAAGGCTCTGCCATTACAATCGTCGCGGGAAGCACGGCGTGGGGTGGTGCCGCAACTGCAAGTGCAGGCGGCGGTGCCAGAGGAAGCCCCGAGACACCAAGCAGGAGGCGCGACTCCGGCGATCTCGAGAGCGTGTGCCCGCCGAGCGAGGCGAGCGTGGTGTGGAGCGTGGTCACCGCGGAAGGCGCCGCGTCCGGCAACTTCTCCAGCGCGGCCTCGGGATGCCACTATTACTTCAACGACGGCGACGGAGAGACGACGCGACACACGGCGGCAGGAGGAAAGATCAACCGGAGGAGACGAGGCAACGGCAGCGGCTTGCTGATGGGCTGTATGTCCAAGAGGGCCGTCGACGCCGTCGGCTCCGCCTCGGACGTGCGTCTACCGGCCGGAGGTAGAGCCGGCGCCGGTGGCGAGGTGAACGGCCGAGACGTGACGCGCCGCCGGTAG